One part of the Arthrobacter tumbae genome encodes these proteins:
- a CDS encoding NAD(P)/FAD-dependent oxidoreductase, protein MAQTSKFSDRPRILVVGGGYVGLYVAHKLQKKVKDHGGIVTLVDPLPYMTYQPFLPEVAGGNIEARHAVVSHRMHLTDTELISGKVTGVNHSSRSATVEPADGSEPFELNYRDIVIAAGAITRTFPIEGLAEEGIGLKTIEEAVALRNQLLERIETGSLMEPGAERDRALTFVVVGGGFAGIEALAEMEDLARAAVKKNKRLDRSDIRFVLVEAMGRIMPEVTEDQAKWVVQHLQARGVQVKLNTSLASAKDGRLKLINMPDKSPADEFETDTLVWTAGVQANPVVRNTDFPIDERGRVRASAELRITGDDGPLDGAWAAGDVSAVPDLSGGGVGGFCVPNAQHAVRQARLLADNIYAERYGVGRVREYRHKNLGAVAGFGQYKGVANIMGFGMRGLPAWLAHRGYHGMAMPMFERKARVVGNWVLGFVFGRDTTQLMDLQTPRRQFREAATPPPKKQETPSLDKNRSEDTEKTKAKA, encoded by the coding sequence ATGGCTCAAACCTCCAAGTTTTCTGATCGTCCCCGGATCCTTGTTGTCGGCGGCGGCTACGTCGGTCTGTACGTAGCCCACAAGCTGCAGAAGAAGGTGAAGGATCACGGCGGAATTGTCACGCTCGTTGATCCTTTGCCCTACATGACCTACCAGCCGTTCCTCCCCGAGGTAGCCGGTGGCAACATCGAGGCGCGTCACGCCGTCGTCTCCCACCGCATGCATCTGACTGACACCGAGCTCATCTCGGGCAAGGTCACAGGCGTCAACCACTCCTCGCGGTCCGCAACCGTTGAACCAGCTGACGGCAGTGAGCCGTTCGAGCTGAACTACCGGGACATCGTCATTGCGGCCGGTGCCATTACGCGCACCTTCCCAATCGAGGGTCTCGCTGAGGAGGGCATCGGCCTCAAGACCATCGAGGAAGCCGTCGCCCTGCGCAACCAGCTCCTCGAGCGCATCGAGACCGGCTCCCTGATGGAACCGGGCGCCGAGCGTGACCGTGCGCTGACCTTCGTCGTCGTCGGCGGCGGGTTCGCAGGCATCGAGGCGCTTGCAGAGATGGAAGATCTCGCCCGCGCGGCCGTCAAGAAGAACAAGCGTCTTGACCGTTCGGACATCCGCTTCGTGCTGGTGGAGGCCATGGGCCGCATCATGCCCGAGGTCACCGAAGATCAAGCCAAGTGGGTTGTGCAGCACTTGCAGGCCCGCGGTGTACAGGTCAAGCTGAACACCTCGCTGGCCAGCGCCAAGGACGGCCGGCTCAAGCTCATCAATATGCCGGACAAATCCCCGGCGGACGAGTTCGAGACAGACACCCTGGTGTGGACTGCCGGCGTGCAGGCCAACCCCGTGGTCCGGAACACCGACTTCCCGATCGACGAGCGCGGCCGCGTCCGTGCCAGCGCTGAGCTGCGCATCACCGGCGACGACGGCCCCCTGGACGGCGCCTGGGCAGCCGGTGACGTCTCCGCAGTGCCTGACCTCTCCGGCGGCGGCGTGGGCGGCTTCTGCGTCCCCAACGCGCAGCACGCTGTGCGGCAGGCCAGGCTCCTCGCCGACAACATCTACGCCGAGCGCTACGGCGTTGGCCGCGTCCGGGAATACAGGCACAAGAACCTCGGCGCAGTCGCCGGGTTCGGCCAGTACAAGGGCGTCGCCAACATCATGGGCTTCGGCATGCGCGGACTGCCCGCGTGGCTTGCGCACCGCGGCTACCACGGCATGGCAATGCCCATGTTCGAGCGCAAGGCGCGCGTTGTGGGCAACTGGGTGCTTGGTTTCGTCTTCGGCCGTGACACCACCCAGCTGATGGACCTGCAGACCCCGCGCCGCCAGTTCCGCGAGGCCGCTACTCCTCCGCCGAAGAAGCAGGAGACTCCGTCACTGGACAAGAACCGCTCGGAAGACACAGAGAAGACCAAGGCCAAGGCCTAG
- a CDS encoding GNAT family N-acetyltransferase: MRIRPETPTDRPAALAVTEAAFASRASGGRTVEAVLLERLWESPAYLPALSLVAEDDDGAICGYVITTRAHIGQVPSLGLGPIGVLPERQGQGIGRLLLEESIARATALDEPCLVLLGSPLIYGRFGFVRADERGVLPPEPAWGADFMVRALTGAPLPTGNFRYAPPFDAL; the protein is encoded by the coding sequence GTGAGAATCCGCCCTGAGACACCGACTGACCGCCCCGCCGCGCTTGCCGTCACGGAGGCCGCTTTCGCCTCCCGTGCAAGCGGCGGACGGACCGTCGAAGCGGTCCTGCTGGAACGGCTCTGGGAGAGCCCTGCGTACCTCCCTGCGCTGTCCCTGGTGGCAGAGGACGACGACGGCGCCATCTGCGGTTACGTCATCACCACCCGCGCACACATCGGTCAGGTTCCATCCCTTGGTCTCGGACCGATCGGCGTGCTGCCGGAGCGTCAGGGGCAGGGCATCGGCAGGTTGCTGCTGGAGGAGTCCATTGCGCGTGCAACGGCCCTGGACGAGCCCTGCCTGGTGCTGCTGGGCAGCCCACTGATCTACGGACGGTTCGGCTTCGTTCGGGCAGATGAGCGCGGAGTGCTTCCTCCGGAGCCGGCCTGGGGAGCGGACTTCATGGTCCGGGCACTCACCGGTGCTCCGCTACCGACCGGTAACTTCCGGTACGCCCCTCCCTTCGACGCGCTGTGA
- a CDS encoding CHY zinc finger protein — MHYRTELDVVAIRFRCCGEFYPCHLCHAETTCHDAAVWPPAEYGTQAILCGVCGHTMSIRDYLEADGCSSCTAPFNPGCRLHKHLYFGPEER; from the coding sequence GTGCACTACCGGACGGAGCTGGACGTCGTCGCGATCCGGTTCAGGTGCTGCGGCGAGTTCTATCCCTGCCACCTGTGCCATGCGGAGACGACCTGCCACGACGCCGCCGTATGGCCCCCTGCGGAGTACGGCACGCAGGCGATTCTGTGCGGTGTCTGCGGGCACACCATGTCCATCCGGGACTACCTGGAGGCTGACGGATGTTCCTCGTGCACAGCGCCGTTCAATCCGGGTTGCCGGCTGCACAAGCACCTGTATTTTGGGCCCGAAGAGCGCTGA
- a CDS encoding ABC transporter substrate-binding protein, producing MTATRNSARFSIGENAPRAAKIAALSLGVALFASACGGNPTPEGDGASPADGASSAAAASGLTCPESQGGAAPEPGEKGDPSAVPEAETTSESPLVLGSLLPTTGALAFLGPPEIAGVNLAAQEINEAGGVLGQDIEIIHRDSGDTTTDIATQSVTDLLSQDVSAIVGAASSGVSQTVINQITGDGVIQMSPANTSPDFTDWDDNGLYWRTAPSDVLQGRVLGNYIMACGAQTVGMIVLNDAYGTGLQASIKEAVESAGGQIVAEELFNEGDSQFSSQVDALVAAEPDAYVVISFDQANSIVPLMTGQGVDPNAMFFVDGNTADYSEDLDPGTLAGAQGTQPGSFAGDQFKEALAGIDDSLNVWNYAGESYDAVNLIALAADAAGSIDGAAIAAELEAASKEGTECFDYAGCVTLQRNGEDIDYQGISGPITFDENGDPTEAFIGIYEFDENNTPQPYRSEAGQL from the coding sequence ATGACAGCAACACGTAACTCCGCGCGGTTCAGCATCGGGGAGAATGCTCCGCGCGCAGCGAAGATTGCGGCCCTGAGTCTGGGAGTCGCACTTTTCGCATCTGCCTGCGGTGGAAATCCCACCCCCGAAGGAGACGGCGCCTCACCAGCGGACGGCGCATCTTCGGCAGCGGCAGCGTCGGGACTGACCTGTCCCGAGAGTCAGGGCGGCGCAGCCCCCGAGCCCGGCGAGAAGGGCGACCCGAGTGCAGTACCTGAGGCGGAAACTACGTCCGAATCTCCCCTGGTGCTCGGATCCCTCCTGCCGACAACAGGCGCCCTCGCATTCCTCGGTCCTCCCGAAATTGCAGGCGTAAACCTCGCCGCACAGGAGATCAACGAGGCCGGCGGCGTGCTCGGCCAGGACATCGAGATCATCCACCGCGATTCCGGTGACACAACCACTGACATCGCAACGCAGTCTGTAACCGACCTCCTGTCCCAGGATGTCAGCGCGATTGTTGGTGCGGCGTCGTCGGGCGTATCGCAGACGGTGATCAACCAGATCACCGGTGACGGCGTCATTCAGATGTCGCCTGCCAACACCTCGCCGGACTTCACCGACTGGGATGACAACGGCCTCTACTGGCGCACCGCTCCGTCCGACGTCCTGCAGGGCCGCGTGCTCGGCAACTACATCATGGCCTGTGGTGCACAGACCGTGGGCATGATCGTACTCAACGATGCGTACGGCACGGGCCTCCAGGCCAGCATCAAGGAAGCCGTCGAAAGCGCCGGCGGCCAGATTGTCGCAGAGGAACTCTTCAATGAGGGTGACTCGCAGTTCAGCAGCCAGGTTGACGCGCTCGTCGCGGCCGAGCCTGACGCGTACGTGGTGATCAGCTTCGACCAGGCCAACAGCATCGTTCCGCTGATGACCGGTCAGGGCGTTGACCCCAACGCGATGTTCTTCGTTGACGGCAACACGGCCGACTACAGCGAAGACCTCGATCCGGGGACACTCGCAGGCGCGCAGGGCACCCAGCCCGGTTCCTTCGCAGGTGACCAGTTCAAGGAAGCCCTGGCTGGGATCGACGACAGCCTGAACGTCTGGAACTACGCAGGTGAAAGCTACGACGCCGTAAACCTCATTGCCCTCGCCGCAGATGCAGCGGGAAGCATTGACGGCGCAGCGATCGCAGCCGAGCTTGAGGCCGCTTCCAAGGAGGGTACGGAGTGCTTCGACTACGCAGGCTGCGTCACCCTGCAGCGCAACGGTGAAGATATCGACTACCAGGGCATCTCCGGCCCGATCACCTTCGACGAGAACGGTGATCCGACCGAAGCCTTCATCGGAATCTACGAGTTCGATGAGAACAATACCCCGCAGCCTTACCGCTCCGAGGCAGGACAGCTCTAG
- a CDS encoding ABC transporter ATP-binding protein, with protein MPGKSVVKVTDLVAGYLPGVNILNGCSIEARSGELIGIIGPNGAGKSTLLKAMFGLVKVHSGTVVVRDQDITGLKANKLVSKGVGFVPQNNNVFATLTIEENLQMGMYQRPKDFKERFDFVTGLFPELGKRRAQRAGSLSGGERQMVAMGRALMMEPAVLLLDEPSAGLSPVKQDETFLRVHEINRAGVSVIMVEQNARRCLQICDRAYVLDQGKDAYTGTGRELMKDPKVIQLYLGTLADTA; from the coding sequence ATGCCCGGCAAGTCCGTCGTGAAGGTCACCGACCTGGTGGCGGGTTATCTCCCCGGCGTCAACATCCTGAACGGTTGCTCAATCGAGGCGCGGTCGGGTGAACTGATCGGAATCATCGGTCCCAACGGCGCAGGGAAGTCGACCCTGCTGAAGGCAATGTTCGGCCTGGTGAAAGTGCACTCCGGCACCGTCGTGGTGCGGGACCAGGACATCACCGGGCTGAAAGCCAACAAGCTGGTCAGCAAGGGCGTGGGATTCGTCCCGCAGAACAACAACGTCTTCGCCACCCTGACCATCGAAGAGAACCTTCAGATGGGCATGTACCAGCGGCCCAAGGACTTCAAGGAACGCTTCGACTTCGTCACGGGCCTTTTCCCGGAGCTCGGCAAGCGGCGGGCCCAGCGCGCCGGCTCGCTCTCGGGTGGTGAGCGGCAGATGGTGGCGATGGGCCGGGCGCTCATGATGGAACCGGCAGTGCTGCTCCTTGACGAGCCGTCCGCCGGCCTGTCCCCGGTCAAGCAGGATGAGACCTTCCTCCGCGTCCATGAGATCAACCGGGCCGGCGTCTCGGTCATCATGGTGGAGCAGAACGCCCGGCGGTGCCTGCAGATCTGCGACCGCGCGTATGTCCTCGACCAGGGCAAGGACGCCTACACCGGCACCGGACGCGAGCTCATGAAGGACCCGAAGGTCATCCAGCTCTACCTCGGAACGCTCGCCGACACGGCGTAG
- a CDS encoding ABC transporter ATP-binding protein — translation MTDSRPITEDTPGPGCTKRDPILTAKNVTRSFGGVNAVDVDYLEIPRNKITALIGPNGAGKTTLFNLLTGFDSPQSGEWTFDGQSLAGVAPYKVARLGMVRTFQLTKIMGKLTVMENMRLGATDQPGESLARALFKGLWGGREKEITGQAEVLLKKFKLDTKTDDYAASLSGGQRKLLEMARALMVKPRLVMLDEPMAGVNPALTQSLLDHVKNLKADGMTVLFVEHDMHMVRHVADWVVVMAEGRVVAEGTPDVVMKDPAVIDAYLGAHHDVDLGDSHGVEKLEAELSHDTESVVGTEDAGLLDHTRITELEGTARDTGTEEKRP, via the coding sequence ATGACCGACTCACGGCCCATCACTGAGGACACCCCCGGCCCGGGCTGCACCAAGCGCGACCCGATCCTGACGGCCAAGAACGTCACCCGGAGCTTCGGAGGCGTCAACGCCGTCGATGTGGACTACCTCGAGATCCCGCGGAACAAGATCACCGCGCTCATCGGGCCCAATGGGGCGGGCAAGACCACCCTGTTCAACCTGCTCACCGGGTTCGATTCCCCGCAGAGCGGGGAGTGGACCTTCGACGGCCAGTCGCTGGCCGGCGTCGCGCCCTACAAGGTGGCGCGACTCGGCATGGTCCGCACGTTTCAGCTGACCAAGATCATGGGCAAGCTCACCGTCATGGAGAACATGCGCCTCGGCGCTACGGACCAGCCGGGTGAGAGCCTCGCACGTGCCCTCTTCAAGGGCCTGTGGGGCGGCCGTGAAAAGGAGATCACCGGCCAGGCCGAGGTCCTGCTGAAAAAGTTCAAGCTCGACACGAAGACCGACGACTACGCCGCCTCGCTCTCCGGCGGGCAGCGCAAGCTGCTGGAGATGGCACGGGCGCTGATGGTCAAGCCCCGCCTGGTGATGCTTGACGAGCCGATGGCAGGCGTGAACCCCGCACTCACCCAGTCCCTGCTCGACCATGTCAAAAACCTCAAGGCAGACGGCATGACCGTCCTGTTCGTCGAACACGACATGCACATGGTCCGGCACGTCGCCGACTGGGTGGTGGTCATGGCGGAAGGCCGCGTCGTCGCGGAGGGAACTCCCGACGTCGTCATGAAGGATCCGGCGGTCATCGACGCCTACCTCGGGGCACACCACGATGTTGACCTGGGCGACTCCCACGGTGTGGAGAAGCTCGAAGCCGAGCTCTCCCACGACACGGAGTCTGTGGTGGGAACCGAGGACGCGGGCCTCCTGGACCACACCCGGATCACCGAGCTTGAGGGCACCGCCCGAGACACAGGAACAGAGGAGAAGCGGCCATGA
- a CDS encoding branched-chain amino acid ABC transporter permease, with protein MDFVNIFSLALGEMISPTTAAYALAALGLAVHFGYTGLLNFGQAGFMAVGAYGFAIPTLSFGAPLPVAVLIALLASVVFAILLGIPTLRLRADYLAIVTIAAAEIIRYVVTTNSLTNVTGSANGLAGGFENGFFALNPFPDGAYNIGPVGMNADGLFIRVVGWTIVALACLSVWLLMRSPWGRVLKGIREDENAVRSLGKNVYAYKMQALIIGGLMGTVAGMIFTIPRGAVQPANYATELTFFLYTVLLLGGMATVLGPVLGAMIFWVVLSLTQSLLFGAIEIGAITFLTNVQAGQLRYILVGVALMLLMIFRPQGVLGNKKELAFA; from the coding sequence ATGGACTTTGTTAACATCTTCTCCCTCGCCTTAGGCGAAATGATCAGCCCGACGACGGCGGCCTATGCGCTGGCAGCGCTCGGCCTCGCAGTGCACTTCGGCTATACCGGCCTGCTCAATTTCGGCCAGGCGGGTTTCATGGCGGTCGGGGCCTACGGCTTTGCTATCCCAACGCTTAGTTTCGGAGCGCCGCTTCCGGTCGCAGTGCTTATCGCGCTGCTTGCCTCGGTGGTCTTTGCGATCCTGCTCGGCATTCCCACACTGCGCCTGCGGGCTGACTACCTGGCGATCGTGACCATCGCGGCCGCGGAAATCATCCGCTATGTGGTGACCACCAACAGCCTCACGAATGTCACCGGCTCCGCCAACGGCCTGGCCGGCGGCTTCGAGAACGGGTTCTTCGCCCTGAACCCGTTCCCCGACGGTGCCTACAACATCGGTCCCGTCGGCATGAACGCGGACGGTCTCTTCATCCGCGTGGTGGGCTGGACGATCGTTGCCCTGGCCTGCCTTTCCGTGTGGCTGCTCATGCGCAGCCCATGGGGACGCGTACTGAAGGGCATCCGCGAAGACGAGAACGCTGTCCGTTCACTCGGCAAGAACGTCTACGCATACAAGATGCAGGCGCTGATCATCGGTGGCCTGATGGGCACGGTTGCGGGCATGATCTTCACGATCCCCCGCGGCGCCGTGCAGCCGGCGAACTACGCAACAGAGCTCACGTTCTTCCTCTACACCGTCCTGCTGCTCGGTGGCATGGCCACGGTGCTTGGTCCGGTGCTCGGAGCGATGATTTTCTGGGTGGTTCTGTCGCTTACCCAGAGCCTGCTCTTTGGCGCCATCGAGATCGGGGCCATCACATTCCTCACCAACGTCCAGGCCGGTCAGCTCCGGTACATCCTGGTGGGTGTTGCGCTCATGCTGCTCATGATCTTCAGGCCGCAGGGCGTACTCGGTAACAAGAAGGAGTTGGCGTTCGCATGA
- a CDS encoding branched-chain amino acid ABC transporter permease, producing MAALFMSAPAAGASAHAAAPVMNMQTPASVQAGEFQNRISGVLRNAEGPLADVRITVTGEGFEGETTSDENGRWVVEVEEQGAYEVELDESTLPEGAALAEGQENPRTVTFAGTTNITTLFLFGEGIVESSSNFLDTLVDRAVAGLSFGLLLALSAVGLSLIFGTTGLTNFAHGEMVTAGAVFAFGFAALGLPAIVAIILAVIGGAALGYVQDAGLWKPLRKRGSGLIPMMIVSIGLALALRYIIQFNFGGATQQLPGAQGQMLNFGLVSITRNNLTSLITSLIVILVIAFLLLRTRVGKATRAVADNPALAAASGIDVDRVIRLVWVVGGALAALGGILWAYYRPGVSFNMGQQILLLIFAGVVLGGLGTVFGALLGSVLVGLFVEVSTIWLEADLKYVGALLIMIVVLLFRPEGILGRRERVG from the coding sequence ATGGCCGCGCTGTTCATGAGCGCACCCGCCGCAGGAGCATCAGCACACGCTGCGGCCCCCGTCATGAACATGCAGACCCCCGCCTCCGTCCAGGCCGGGGAATTCCAGAATCGGATCAGCGGCGTGCTGCGCAACGCCGAGGGTCCGCTCGCAGACGTTCGGATCACGGTCACCGGTGAGGGTTTCGAAGGCGAAACCACCTCCGATGAGAATGGCCGTTGGGTTGTCGAGGTCGAGGAGCAGGGGGCCTACGAGGTTGAACTCGACGAGTCCACCCTCCCCGAGGGCGCCGCCCTGGCAGAAGGCCAGGAGAACCCCCGCACCGTCACGTTCGCCGGAACGACCAACATCACCACGCTCTTCCTGTTCGGCGAGGGCATCGTGGAGAGCAGCAGCAATTTCCTCGACACCCTCGTCGACAGGGCAGTCGCCGGACTGAGCTTCGGCCTGCTCCTCGCGCTGAGCGCCGTCGGCTTGTCCCTCATCTTCGGTACCACCGGCCTGACCAACTTCGCCCACGGCGAGATGGTCACAGCTGGCGCCGTCTTCGCGTTTGGATTTGCCGCTCTGGGCCTTCCCGCGATCGTCGCCATCATCCTCGCCGTTATCGGCGGGGCCGCTCTGGGCTATGTGCAGGACGCGGGCCTCTGGAAGCCGCTGCGCAAGCGCGGCTCCGGGCTCATACCGATGATGATCGTGAGCATCGGTCTTGCCCTTGCGCTGCGCTACATCATCCAGTTCAACTTCGGTGGTGCGACCCAGCAACTGCCCGGTGCGCAGGGACAGATGCTGAACTTCGGGCTGGTGTCCATCACCCGGAACAACCTGACCTCCCTCATCACAAGCCTCATCGTCATCCTCGTGATCGCGTTCCTTCTCCTGCGTACCCGTGTGGGAAAGGCAACGCGCGCAGTTGCTGACAACCCGGCACTGGCCGCAGCGTCCGGTATCGACGTCGACCGAGTCATCCGGCTTGTCTGGGTGGTCGGCGGTGCACTGGCAGCACTGGGAGGCATCCTCTGGGCCTACTACCGCCCGGGCGTTTCCTTCAACATGGGTCAGCAGATCCTGCTCCTCATCTTCGCCGGTGTGGTGCTCGGCGGACTGGGAACGGTCTTCGGCGCACTGCTCGGCTCGGTTCTCGTGGGCCTCTTCGTCGAAGTGTCCACCATCTGGCTCGAGGCCGACCTCAAGTACGTCGGCGCTCTGCTCATCATGATCGTTGTTCTTCTCTTCAGGCCCGAGGGCATCCTCGGCCGTCGAGAGCGCGTAGGTTAG
- a CDS encoding GroES family chaperonin produces the protein MKAPLPDALPLKMLHDRLLVILDKDSSERRSSSGIVIPATAVMGKRLAWADVAAAGPVVRQVSRGDRVLFDPEEKSEVDVGGTGYILLRERDVHAVAQPETDDAGTGLYL, from the coding sequence ATGAAAGCTCCCCTGCCCGACGCGCTACCGCTGAAAATGCTGCACGACCGCCTCCTGGTCATCCTGGACAAGGACAGCAGCGAGCGGCGTTCGTCGTCGGGCATTGTCATTCCCGCCACCGCAGTCATGGGCAAGCGGCTCGCCTGGGCAGATGTGGCCGCGGCCGGGCCCGTCGTCCGGCAGGTCTCACGCGGTGACCGCGTGCTGTTCGACCCGGAAGAAAAGTCCGAAGTCGACGTCGGCGGCACCGGTTACATCCTCCTGCGCGAGCGGGACGTCCACGCGGTGGCGCAACCCGAGACCGACGACGCCGGCACCGGCCTCTACCTCTGA
- a CDS encoding Bax inhibitor-1/YccA family protein, with amino-acid sequence MAIGGNPVFNGKNFRTAARGNNPAAHGSTALAGQTAMNQQQLEHLYNQPSAGPADTGRMTFDDVIVKTIATIGMVLVGAAVPVFLFPSLAPLLMIVGLIGGFVLGLVNSFKREPVPALILGYGFLEGLFLGGITMFLEAMFPNIAMQALIGTLSVFAVTLLLFRSGKVRATPKAMKIFMIMIIGYALFSLVNLGLMIFGATDGMFGVRSAGIPGTQGMFGFENGIPFGIVIGLFAIGLAAFSLVIDFTMISEGVRNGAPRKYSWTAAFGLTVTLVWLYIEFLRLIAILRGSE; translated from the coding sequence ATGGCAATCGGCGGTAACCCGGTTTTCAACGGTAAGAACTTCCGTACCGCTGCCCGCGGCAACAATCCGGCAGCGCACGGTTCCACAGCTTTGGCCGGTCAAACGGCCATGAACCAGCAGCAGCTGGAGCACCTCTACAACCAGCCTTCGGCAGGTCCTGCGGACACGGGGCGCATGACGTTCGACGACGTCATCGTCAAGACCATCGCCACCATCGGCATGGTGTTGGTCGGCGCCGCTGTTCCCGTGTTCCTGTTCCCCTCACTGGCGCCGCTGCTGATGATCGTGGGCCTGATCGGCGGCTTCGTGCTGGGCCTGGTCAACTCCTTCAAGCGCGAGCCGGTGCCCGCGCTGATCCTCGGCTACGGGTTCCTTGAGGGCCTGTTCCTCGGTGGCATCACCATGTTCCTTGAGGCGATGTTCCCGAACATCGCCATGCAGGCACTGATCGGCACGCTCTCGGTGTTCGCGGTGACGCTTCTGCTTTTCAGGAGCGGCAAGGTACGCGCGACTCCCAAGGCCATGAAGATCTTCATGATCATGATCATCGGGTACGCGCTGTTCAGCCTCGTAAACCTCGGCCTGATGATCTTCGGCGCGACTGATGGAATGTTCGGCGTTCGCAGCGCCGGAATCCCGGGAACGCAGGGAATGTTCGGATTCGAGAACGGAATCCCGTTCGGCATCGTCATCGGTCTTTTCGCCATCGGCCTCGCCGCTTTCTCCCTGGTCATCGACTTCACGATGATCAGCGAGGGCGTCCGCAACGGCGCACCGCGCAAATACTCCTGGACCGCAGCATTCGGCCTGACGGTCACCCTCGTGTGGCTGTACATCGAATTCCTCCGCCTCATCGCGATCCTGCGTGGCAGCGAGTAA
- the galK gene encoding galactokinase: MTLVQHFEDRFGHAPLGVWAAPGRVNVIGEHTDYNDGFVLPFAIDRATQVAASVREDSTVRVSSTFSSSGEVIISDLDELAAGDVEGWAAYPVGVLWALRQAGHSIRGMDLLIDSQVPVGAGLSSSAAIECAVAVAANELFGLGLNGSELALIGQRAENEMVGAPTGLMDQSASLLGKVGHAVFLDCRTQDAELVPLPLQENGLALLVIDTRVSHSHATGGYASRRRACEVGADVMGVPALRDLSEEDLEEASGLLDEETFRRVRHVVTENARVQATVELLRSEGPRAIAPLLDASHVSMRDDFEISCAELDLAVESSREAGALGSRMTGGGFGGSAIALVQLEDLDRVGSAVTAAFAAAGFTEPAIFAVSPADGAARVS; this comes from the coding sequence ATGACTCTCGTCCAGCATTTTGAGGATCGCTTCGGGCACGCACCCCTCGGGGTGTGGGCTGCCCCCGGCCGGGTCAACGTGATCGGTGAGCACACCGACTACAACGACGGGTTTGTGCTGCCGTTCGCGATCGACCGGGCCACGCAGGTTGCAGCTTCCGTCCGGGAAGATTCCACCGTCCGGGTCAGCTCGACGTTCTCCAGCTCCGGCGAGGTCATCATCAGTGACCTGGATGAACTGGCCGCCGGCGACGTCGAAGGCTGGGCCGCCTACCCGGTGGGAGTCCTGTGGGCCCTGCGTCAGGCGGGCCATTCGATCAGGGGCATGGACCTGCTGATTGACTCGCAGGTTCCCGTCGGAGCCGGCCTGTCCTCGTCCGCCGCCATCGAGTGCGCTGTCGCTGTCGCAGCCAATGAGCTGTTCGGGCTTGGTCTCAACGGCTCGGAACTCGCGCTCATCGGCCAGCGCGCCGAGAACGAGATGGTCGGCGCACCCACGGGGCTCATGGACCAGTCCGCGTCGCTGCTCGGCAAAGTCGGACACGCGGTGTTCCTGGACTGCCGCACGCAGGACGCCGAGCTTGTCCCCCTGCCGCTGCAGGAGAACGGCCTGGCTCTGCTTGTCATCGACACCCGGGTGAGCCATTCCCATGCCACCGGCGGTTACGCGTCACGCCGTCGTGCGTGCGAGGTCGGCGCCGACGTCATGGGCGTTCCGGCGCTGCGCGACCTCAGCGAGGAGGACCTCGAGGAGGCATCCGGCCTGCTGGACGAGGAAACATTCCGCCGGGTACGGCACGTCGTCACGGAGAACGCACGGGTGCAAGCCACCGTCGAGCTCCTCCGTAGCGAAGGACCACGGGCCATTGCGCCCCTGCTGGATGCCAGCCACGTGTCCATGCGGGATGATTTCGAGATTTCCTGCGCCGAACTCGACCTCGCCGTTGAATCGTCCCGGGAAGCCGGCGCACTGGGTTCCCGCATGACGGGCGGGGGCTTCGGCGGCTCGGCCATCGCGCTGGTTCAGCTGGAGGATCTGGACCGCGTGGGTTCAGCGGTGACGGCGGCCTTCGCCGCAGCGGGCTTCACCGAGCCGGCCATCTTCGCGGTGTCCCCGGCGGACGGCGCCGCCCGGGTTTCCTGA